A window from Enterocloster bolteae encodes these proteins:
- the nrdD gene encoding anaerobic ribonucleoside-triphosphate reductase, which yields MKIIKRNGAEEDFDNNKIVVAVAKANTAAGKNKLSLEQIKDIADYVEYKCVKLNRAVSVEEIQDMVENQIMSTGAFELAKDYVRYRYQRSLIRKANTTDNRILSLIECNNEDVKQENSNKNPTVNSVQRDYMAGEVSKDLTKRMLLPQDIVEADKEGIIHFHDSDYFAQHMHNCDLVNLEDMLQNGTVISETRIEKPHSFSTACNIATQIIAQVASNQYGGQSISLAHLAPFVDVSRKKIYAEVQEEVKTFGCMPSEEAIHEVVENRLRKEVTKGVQTIQYQVITLMTTNGQAPFLTVFMYLNEAKNEREKKDLAMIIEETLKQRYQGVKNESGVWITPAFPKLIYVLEEDNVNEGTEYYYLTEMAAKCTAKRLVPDYISEKKMMELKEGNCFPVMGCRSALSPWKDENGNYKFYGRFNQGVVTINLVDVALSSGGDMKAFWKIFDERLDLCYRALMCRHNRLRGTLSDAAPILWQNGALARLKKGETIDRLLYGGYSTISLGYAGLYECVKYMTGKSHTDQETTPFALEVMEYMNKACNRWKDETNIGFSIYGSPIESTTYKFAKCLQKRFGIIEGVTDRSYITNSYHVNVSEEIDAFSKLKFESQFQALSTGGAISYVEVPNMQNNIPAVLGIIRYIYDNIMYAELNTKSDFCQECGFDGEIQIVTDESGKLVWECPKCGNRDENKLNVARRTCGYIGTQFWNQGRTQEIKERVLHL from the coding sequence ATGAAGATTATTAAGAGGAATGGCGCGGAAGAGGATTTTGACAACAATAAGATCGTGGTGGCTGTGGCAAAGGCCAATACGGCTGCCGGAAAAAACAAGCTGAGTCTGGAGCAGATTAAGGACATTGCGGATTATGTGGAGTACAAGTGTGTAAAGCTTAACAGGGCTGTGTCCGTTGAGGAGATCCAGGATATGGTGGAGAACCAGATCATGTCTACAGGCGCATTTGAGCTTGCAAAGGATTATGTGAGATACCGCTATCAGCGCTCCCTTATACGCAAGGCCAATACAACGGATAACCGCATTCTGTCCCTGATTGAGTGCAATAATGAGGATGTGAAGCAGGAGAATTCCAACAAGAATCCAACGGTCAACAGTGTGCAGAGGGATTACATGGCCGGGGAGGTCAGCAAGGACCTGACCAAGAGGATGCTCCTTCCCCAGGACATCGTGGAGGCTGACAAGGAGGGCATCATCCATTTCCATGACTCCGATTATTTTGCCCAGCACATGCACAACTGCGATCTGGTGAACCTGGAGGACATGCTGCAGAACGGCACGGTTATCAGCGAGACCAGGATTGAGAAGCCCCACAGCTTTTCCACGGCCTGCAATATCGCCACTCAGATTATCGCCCAGGTAGCCAGCAACCAGTATGGCGGGCAGAGCATCAGCCTGGCCCATCTGGCTCCCTTTGTGGACGTATCCAGAAAGAAAATATACGCGGAGGTCCAGGAGGAGGTTAAGACCTTTGGCTGCATGCCTTCCGAGGAAGCCATACACGAAGTGGTGGAAAACAGGCTCCGCAAGGAGGTTACCAAGGGTGTCCAGACCATCCAGTATCAGGTCATCACGCTGATGACCACCAACGGACAGGCCCCCTTCCTGACCGTGTTCATGTACCTGAATGAGGCTAAGAACGAGCGGGAGAAAAAGGACCTGGCCATGATTATCGAGGAGACTCTGAAGCAGCGCTACCAGGGGGTGAAGAATGAGTCGGGCGTGTGGATTACTCCGGCATTTCCCAAGCTGATTTATGTGCTGGAGGAGGACAATGTCAACGAGGGAACCGAGTATTATTACCTGACCGAGATGGCTGCCAAATGTACGGCCAAGCGCCTTGTTCCCGACTATATTTCCGAGAAGAAGATGATGGAATTAAAGGAAGGTAACTGCTTCCCTGTCATGGGATGCCGCAGCGCCTTAAGCCCCTGGAAGGATGAAAATGGAAATTATAAATTCTACGGCCGTTTCAACCAGGGAGTGGTGACCATTAATCTGGTGGATGTGGCCCTGTCCTCCGGCGGAGACATGAAGGCTTTCTGGAAGATTTTTGACGAGAGGCTGGATCTTTGCTACCGGGCACTGATGTGCCGCCACAACCGTCTGAGAGGCACGCTGTCCGATGCGGCGCCCATTCTCTGGCAGAACGGCGCCCTGGCAAGGCTTAAGAAGGGCGAAACCATTGACAGGCTCCTTTACGGAGGCTATTCCACCATTTCCCTGGGATATGCGGGACTCTATGAGTGCGTGAAGTACATGACCGGAAAGTCCCATACCGACCAGGAGACTACTCCCTTTGCCCTGGAGGTCATGGAGTACATGAATAAGGCCTGCAACCGCTGGAAGGATGAGACTAACATCGGGTTCAGCATCTATGGATCGCCCATAGAGAGCACCACCTATAAGTTTGCCAAATGCCTCCAGAAGCGTTTCGGCATCATAGAGGGCGTGACGGACAGAAGCTATATCACCAACAGCTATCACGTAAATGTTTCCGAGGAAATAGATGCCTTCTCAAAGCTGAAATTTGAGTCGCAGTTCCAGGCTCTTTCCACAGGCGGAGCCATCAGCTACGTGGAGGTACCCAACATGCAGAACAATATTCCGGCCGTGCTGGGGATCATACGGTATATCTACGACAATATCATGTACGCAGAGTTAAATACCAAGAGCGATTTCTGCCAGGAGTGCGGATTTGACGGCGAGATTCAGATCGTGACGGATGAGAGCGGCAAGCTGGTGTGGGAATGCCCCAAGTGCGGCAACCGGGACGAGAACAAGCTGAATGTGGCCAGGAGAACCTGCGGCTACATCGGAACTCAGTTCTGGAACCAGGGCAGGACCCAGGAAATCAAGGAAAGGGTGCTCCATTTATAA
- the nrdG gene encoding anaerobic ribonucleoside-triphosphate reductase activating protein has translation MNYGTIKKNDIANGVGVRVSLFVSGCTHHCPGCFNEEAWDFGFGKPFTGETEEEILDALAPDYIEGLTLLGGEPFEPENQKALVPFLEKVRERYPQKNLWCYTGYTLEQDLLRDSRARCGYTDRMLSMIDVLVDGRFVEALKDISLPFRGSSNQRILNLRATLESGSAKLLEMGSGRI, from the coding sequence ATGAATTACGGTACAATCAAGAAGAACGATATTGCCAACGGCGTAGGCGTGAGGGTATCCCTGTTTGTGTCAGGGTGTACCCACCACTGTCCGGGCTGTTTTAACGAAGAGGCGTGGGATTTCGGCTTCGGGAAACCCTTTACAGGGGAGACGGAGGAGGAAATCCTGGACGCCCTTGCGCCGGATTATATAGAGGGCCTCACCCTTCTGGGGGGAGAGCCCTTTGAGCCGGAGAACCAGAAGGCGCTGGTGCCTTTTTTGGAAAAGGTGAGAGAGCGCTATCCGCAGAAGAACCTGTGGTGCTATACGGGATATACCCTGGAACAGGACCTTCTGAGGGACAGCCGGGCCAGGTGCGGCTATACGGACCGGATGCTGTCCATGATTGACGTGCTGGTGGACGGGCGGTTTGTGGAGGCCCTTAAGGATATCAGCCTCCCCTTCCGGGGATCGTCCAACCAGCGCATTCTGAATCTTAGGGCCACCCTTGAGAGCGGGAGCGCGAAGCTGCTGGAGATGGGCAGCGGAAGAATTTAG
- a CDS encoding LacI family DNA-binding transcriptional regulator translates to MALRAKDIAEMLGVSTATVSLVLNNKPGVGEKRRQEIIQKIKEMDCGYMLKEQRINNGSIGFVVYKREGSIVDESPFFTYILEGINNRINHYGYTLNFLYINKTMPRTEQEHQIKSGGYKGLIIFAVEMYYDDLQLFKESQIPFAILDNSFQENDVDAVSINNVQGTSKAVSYLCGMGHREIGYIRSKVRINSFDERYNAFKHKLRSLGGIFNKEYVVDVGYSEEDVKRDVKKYLEGRKRLPTAFFAENDLIGCSAIRAMQECGYRIPEDISVVGFDNRPISTLVEPQLTTINVPKDIFGPAAVDLLISRLDQGREQSLKVEIGTSLVKRGSVKKITD, encoded by the coding sequence ATGGCGCTGAGAGCAAAAGATATAGCGGAAATGCTGGGGGTGTCCACGGCTACGGTTTCTCTGGTATTAAACAACAAACCAGGGGTGGGTGAGAAACGCCGTCAGGAAATCATTCAGAAAATAAAAGAAATGGACTGCGGATACATGCTGAAGGAACAGAGAATCAATAATGGTTCCATTGGGTTCGTGGTCTATAAACGTGAGGGGAGCATCGTGGATGAGTCCCCTTTTTTCACATATATCCTGGAGGGAATCAATAACCGTATCAACCATTACGGATATACCCTTAACTTCCTCTACATCAATAAAACCATGCCCAGGACGGAGCAGGAACACCAGATTAAATCAGGCGGATATAAAGGCCTCATCATCTTTGCGGTGGAAATGTATTATGACGACCTCCAGCTGTTCAAGGAATCCCAGATTCCATTTGCCATCCTGGACAACTCATTTCAGGAAAACGATGTGGATGCGGTGTCCATCAACAATGTACAGGGTACCAGCAAGGCGGTGTCCTATCTGTGCGGCATGGGGCACCGGGAGATTGGATATATCCGCAGCAAGGTCAGGATCAACAGTTTTGACGAGCGGTATAATGCCTTCAAGCACAAGCTCAGGAGCCTGGGAGGCATTTTCAACAAGGAGTATGTGGTTGACGTGGGGTATTCCGAGGAGGATGTGAAGCGGGACGTGAAGAAATACCTGGAGGGCCGCAAACGCCTTCCCACGGCTTTCTTTGCGGAAAATGACCTGATTGGATGCAGCGCAATCAGGGCCATGCAGGAATGCGGATACCGGATACCGGAGGATATTTCCGTGGTGGGGTTTGACAACCGGCCCATCAGTACCCTGGTGGAGCCTCAGCTGACCACGATTAACGTGCCAAAGGATATATTTGGACCGGCTGCCGTGGATCTGCTGATTTCCCGCCTGGACCAGGGGAGAGAACAGTCCCTGAAGGTGGAGATAGGAACCAGCCTGGTGAAACGCGGAAGTGTGAAAAAAATAACGGATTAA
- a CDS encoding sugar ABC transporter substrate-binding protein gives MKKRVVSILLTGLAVLSLAACTSNGLEAASATNDNAKEAEAGTEKKEGISVYWVGKTLNNPWWISVSDFAQQTADNLGVDLTIAIPQEEVDLEKQVSMIEAAIEKKADAIVVSAASSDGVIPAIKKAREAGIKIVNFDTRISDTSVIDAFVGGDDVAGAYKAGKYICEQLGGEGEVAIITGLMEQSTGVDRHAGFMQACAEYPGIKVVAEQGAEWSSDKAADVTTNILTANPNVKAIFACNDQMAVGMVNAAKAAGKKADDLILVGYDGILDAVNMTMDGDLDAFVSLPNLDEGAMGVKLATALVMNSDYHYDREILYDCTLVTGEFVDGLTDQTIYEYAAERFPLRGLTEKGY, from the coding sequence ATGAAGAAAAGAGTAGTAAGCATCCTGTTAACCGGTCTGGCGGTCCTGAGTCTGGCAGCCTGTACGTCCAATGGATTGGAAGCGGCATCCGCCACCAATGACAATGCCAAGGAGGCGGAAGCGGGAACTGAGAAAAAAGAGGGTATCAGCGTTTACTGGGTGGGAAAGACATTGAACAATCCCTGGTGGATTTCCGTATCTGATTTTGCGCAGCAGACAGCAGATAATCTGGGCGTGGATCTGACCATTGCCATTCCCCAGGAGGAAGTGGACCTGGAGAAGCAGGTATCCATGATTGAGGCTGCCATTGAGAAGAAGGCAGACGCCATTGTGGTCTCGGCGGCCAGCTCGGACGGCGTGATTCCGGCCATCAAGAAGGCCAGGGAAGCAGGAATAAAAATAGTGAACTTTGATACGCGAATCAGCGATACAAGCGTGATTGACGCTTTTGTGGGCGGCGACGATGTGGCCGGAGCCTACAAGGCAGGTAAGTACATATGCGAGCAGCTGGGCGGGGAAGGCGAGGTTGCTATCATCACAGGACTGATGGAACAGTCCACAGGCGTTGACCGTCATGCCGGATTCATGCAGGCCTGTGCGGAATATCCGGGAATCAAGGTGGTTGCGGAACAGGGAGCCGAGTGGTCCAGCGATAAGGCAGCTGACGTGACTACCAACATCCTGACAGCGAATCCCAACGTAAAAGCCATATTTGCCTGCAACGACCAGATGGCAGTGGGCATGGTCAATGCGGCCAAGGCAGCGGGCAAGAAGGCAGATGACCTGATTCTGGTGGGATATGACGGAATTCTGGATGCGGTGAACATGACCATGGACGGTGATCTGGATGCGTTTGTGTCACTTCCTAACCTGGATGAAGGCGCCATGGGCGTGAAACTGGCAACGGCTCTGGTTATGAACAGTGATTACCACTACGACAGGGAAATTCTTTATGACTGCACCCTGGTTACAGGCGAGTTTGTGGACGGGCTGACAGACCAGACCATTTATGAGTACGCCGCAGAGCGGTTCCCGCTCAGAGGTCTTACCGAAAAGGGATATTAA
- a CDS encoding sugar ABC transporter ATP-binding protein, which produces MEHSKPILEFKHIVKEFPGVRALDDVSMDFYEGEVVALMGENGAGKSTLMKILSGAYTRDGGDIVLDGRPLPKQYSTLEARGFGVAIIYQELSLMSEMNVMENVYVSHEPRKVGNLIDFRKMYADTKEQLAKLNAGHIDPRGRVGDLSLPEKQMVEIAKALAVDCKVLIMDEPTTSLTHEESEQLFEIIGTLKARGITTIYISHRLDEIFRICDRAIVMRDGKLVGSSDVRTSTPDDVIMMMSGKVLSQPMGGGRTRRDKAKSIPLLELEHITDGGFIQDLNLTVYQGEVLGIGGLVGSKRTELARMVCGADPLKGGVIKVSGKARRITNTRQAIDAGLGYLSENRKEDGLSLGLKIEENTIHCDMTAVSRRGFMNWKRVREVSDNYIKMLKTKGTSATQVVNLSGGNQQKVAIAKWLHAGCNLLIFDEPTRGIDVAAKAEIHQLIRNFAAQEGKAAIVISSEVNELVSVSDRIIVMSKGQITGELEAEEIEQNNVLRHITTKGR; this is translated from the coding sequence ATGGAACATTCCAAACCTATATTGGAGTTTAAGCATATTGTGAAGGAATTTCCGGGCGTCAGGGCCCTGGACGATGTTTCCATGGACTTCTATGAGGGCGAGGTAGTCGCCCTCATGGGGGAGAACGGTGCGGGCAAGTCCACGCTGATGAAAATTTTAAGCGGTGCCTATACGCGGGATGGAGGGGACATCGTCCTGGACGGACGTCCCCTTCCCAAACAGTATTCCACTCTGGAGGCCAGGGGATTCGGTGTGGCTATCATCTATCAGGAATTAAGCCTTATGTCAGAGATGAATGTCATGGAAAATGTATATGTGTCCCATGAGCCCAGGAAGGTGGGAAACCTCATTGATTTCAGGAAAATGTACGCGGATACAAAGGAACAGCTGGCGAAGCTGAATGCGGGACACATTGACCCCAGGGGCCGGGTAGGAGATTTGTCCCTGCCGGAAAAGCAGATGGTGGAGATAGCCAAGGCCCTGGCCGTGGACTGCAAGGTGCTCATTATGGATGAACCCACCACCTCCCTGACCCATGAGGAATCAGAACAGCTCTTTGAAATTATCGGGACCTTAAAGGCCAGAGGAATCACCACCATATACATATCCCACCGTCTGGATGAGATATTCAGGATATGCGACAGGGCAATCGTCATGAGAGACGGAAAACTGGTGGGCTCATCCGATGTCAGGACCAGCACGCCGGACGATGTCATTATGATGATGAGCGGAAAGGTGCTTAGCCAGCCAATGGGAGGCGGGCGCACCAGACGGGACAAGGCAAAAAGCATTCCTCTTCTGGAGCTGGAGCATATTACGGACGGCGGATTCATCCAGGATTTAAACCTGACTGTATACCAGGGGGAGGTGCTGGGAATCGGGGGACTGGTAGGTTCCAAGCGGACAGAACTGGCCCGGATGGTATGCGGCGCGGACCCTTTAAAGGGCGGCGTTATAAAGGTTTCCGGAAAGGCCAGGCGGATTACGAATACCAGACAGGCCATTGATGCGGGGCTGGGATACCTGAGTGAGAACCGCAAGGAGGACGGCCTGTCCCTGGGGCTGAAAATCGAGGAAAATACCATTCACTGTGACATGACGGCGGTCAGCAGACGCGGGTTCATGAACTGGAAAAGGGTCCGGGAGGTATCGGACAATTACATAAAAATGCTGAAAACCAAAGGCACATCCGCCACCCAGGTGGTAAATCTAAGCGGGGGAAACCAGCAGAAGGTGGCCATTGCCAAGTGGCTCCACGCAGGCTGCAACCTTCTCATCTTCGATGAGCCCACAAGGGGCATCGACGTGGCCGCAAAGGCCGAGATACACCAGTTAATCAGGAATTTTGCGGCGCAGGAGGGAAAGGCAGCCATCGTCATTTCCTCGGAGGTCAACGAGCTGGTATCGGTCAGCGACCGTATTATCGTTATGTCCAAAGGCCAGATAACCGGTGAATTGGAAGCGGAAGAGATAGAACAGAACAATGTGCTCAGGCACATTACGACGAAGGGAAGGTAA
- a CDS encoding ABC transporter permease — protein MDKAKNISLKKLLTGSLGTVLGLVILVVVFTALSNIFLTPSNIRNILIQSGTNAIIAVGMTYVIISGNIDISVGASLALSSCVGATLMVGTGNVGLGVAAVLLTGILLGLFNGSLVAYLGFPPFIVTLSTMWLFRGMAYLYTGGQAVVGLPQGMTSFAMGSILYIPNIVWLIAIVYIIGHVALQKTTAGRKVCAVGDNSESARLSGINVKRVTLAAFVLSGFCAALSGIVYMGRLNSGQPIAGQSYEMYAIAAAVIGGASLTKGGIGSMVGTLIGAIFISVLQNGLTILNVNTYWQQVCMGVVLLLAVGLDRFRKSVK, from the coding sequence GTGGATAAAGCTAAGAATATTTCATTGAAAAAACTTTTAACAGGAAGCCTGGGAACCGTTCTGGGGCTTGTCATCCTGGTAGTGGTGTTTACCGCTCTCAGCAACATATTTCTCACCCCCAGCAATATCAGGAACATCCTGATTCAGAGCGGTACCAATGCCATCATAGCAGTGGGTATGACCTATGTCATCATTTCCGGAAACATTGATATTTCCGTGGGCGCCTCCCTGGCATTGTCCTCCTGTGTGGGCGCTACCCTTATGGTGGGAACCGGCAATGTGGGACTGGGCGTGGCGGCTGTGCTGCTGACCGGTATCCTGCTGGGACTGTTTAACGGAAGCCTGGTGGCTTATCTGGGCTTTCCGCCCTTCATCGTGACGCTTTCCACCATGTGGCTGTTTCGGGGAATGGCATACCTGTATACGGGAGGCCAGGCAGTGGTGGGGCTGCCCCAGGGAATGACCAGCTTTGCCATGGGAAGTATACTTTACATACCAAATATCGTCTGGCTCATCGCCATTGTCTATATTATAGGGCATGTGGCCCTGCAAAAGACCACGGCAGGGCGCAAGGTCTGCGCGGTGGGTGATAATTCAGAGTCGGCAAGGCTTTCCGGCATCAATGTAAAAAGGGTCACACTGGCTGCCTTTGTGCTGTCTGGATTCTGTGCGGCGCTCAGCGGCATCGTGTATATGGGGCGTCTGAATTCAGGCCAGCCCATCGCAGGCCAGTCCTATGAGATGTACGCAATCGCTGCTGCCGTCATAGGCGGAGCCAGCCTCACAAAGGGCGGTATCGGAAGCATGGTGGGTACCCTGATTGGAGCCATCTTTATCTCCGTACTCCAGAATGGGCTTACCATCCTGAATGTAAACACATACTGGCAGCAGGTGTGCATGGGCGTGGTCCTTCTGCTGGCAGTGGGTCTTGACCGGTTCAGGAAGTCGGTAAAGTAG
- a CDS encoding transketolase: protein MNELKVLSYDLRKHVVDMIIAGKGGHIGGDMSVMEILVELYMKQMNISPENKELDNRDRFVLSKGHSVESYYAVLAKKGFFPMEEVISTFSQFGSKFIGHPNNKLPGIEMNSGSLGHGLPVCVGMAMAGKMDRKDYRVYVVMGDGELAEGSVWEGAMAASHYCLDNLCAVVDRNRLQISGCTEDVMGHDDLHERFRSFGWHVIDVADGNDIDQLDAAFEEAKTVKGKPTVLIANTVKGCGSPVMENKAAWHHKVPTAQEYSEIIRDFEKRKEALLHE from the coding sequence ATGAACGAACTTAAGGTCCTTTCGTATGACTTGAGAAAACATGTGGTGGATATGATTATCGCGGGAAAGGGCGGGCATATCGGGGGCGACATGAGCGTCATGGAGATTCTGGTGGAGCTGTATATGAAACAGATGAATATAAGCCCTGAAAATAAAGAGCTGGACAACCGTGACCGCTTTGTGCTCAGCAAAGGCCATTCCGTGGAAAGCTATTATGCGGTATTGGCGAAAAAGGGATTCTTTCCCATGGAGGAGGTCATTTCCACTTTCAGCCAATTCGGCTCAAAATTCATCGGTCATCCCAACAACAAGCTTCCGGGAATCGAGATGAATTCCGGTTCCCTGGGCCACGGTCTTCCGGTCTGTGTGGGAATGGCCATGGCGGGAAAGATGGACCGGAAGGACTACCGTGTCTATGTGGTCATGGGGGACGGGGAGCTGGCAGAGGGCTCTGTGTGGGAAGGCGCCATGGCAGCCAGCCATTACTGCCTGGATAACCTGTGCGCCGTGGTGGACAGGAACCGGCTGCAGATTTCCGGGTGTACGGAGGATGTCATGGGCCACGATGACCTGCATGAGCGTTTCCGAAGCTTTGGATGGCATGTGATTGACGTGGCGGACGGAAATGACATAGACCAGCTGGACGCAGCCTTCGAGGAAGCCAAGACAGTGAAAGGAAAACCCACCGTACTTATCGCCAATACAGTAAAGGGGTGCGGCTCTCCTGTGATGGAGAATAAGGCTGCATGGCATCACAAGGTTCCCACAGCCCAGGAATACAGTGAAATCATCCGGGATTTTGAAAAAAGAAAGGAGGCCCTGCTTCATGAATAA
- a CDS encoding transketolase family protein, protein MNKIPNRKAICDTLMEAAKEDKDIVVLCSDSRGSASLTPFADACPDQFVEMGIAEQNLVSVSAGLAKCGKKPFAASPACFLSTRSYEQIKVDAAYSNTNVKLIGISGGVSYGALGMSHHSAQDIAALSAIPNMRVYLPSDRFQTACLVKELLKDDKPAYIRVGRNAVEDIYEEGNVPFSMDKATVLSRGGDVAIIACGEMVKPALDAGRLLGESGISAGVVDMYCVKPLDEEAVQKAAGAARLVVTVEEHAPFGGLGSRVSQVVSACCPRMVVNLSLPDEPVITGTSAEVFEYYGLTGQGIARRVQELLRQL, encoded by the coding sequence ATGAATAAAATACCCAACAGGAAGGCCATCTGTGACACGCTGATGGAGGCTGCAAAGGAGGATAAAGATATTGTGGTGCTGTGCAGTGATTCCAGGGGTTCCGCATCCCTGACTCCTTTTGCGGATGCCTGCCCGGACCAGTTTGTGGAAATGGGCATTGCTGAACAAAATCTGGTCAGCGTGTCGGCAGGACTGGCAAAATGCGGTAAAAAACCCTTTGCGGCTTCCCCGGCCTGCTTTCTCAGCACCAGAAGCTATGAACAGATTAAGGTGGATGCAGCGTATTCCAATACCAATGTAAAACTCATCGGCATCAGCGGGGGCGTCAGCTACGGAGCGCTGGGCATGAGCCACCATTCGGCCCAGGACATAGCGGCCCTGTCCGCCATACCTAATATGAGGGTTTATCTTCCAAGCGACCGTTTCCAGACAGCCTGCCTGGTGAAGGAGCTGTTAAAGGACGATAAGCCTGCCTATATCCGTGTGGGCAGGAACGCGGTGGAGGATATCTATGAGGAGGGAAATGTACCCTTTTCCATGGATAAGGCCACGGTCCTTTCCCGGGGAGGGGATGTGGCAATCATTGCCTGCGGGGAGATGGTAAAGCCTGCGCTGGATGCAGGGCGTCTGCTTGGGGAATCAGGAATCAGCGCAGGTGTGGTGGATATGTACTGTGTGAAGCCTCTGGATGAGGAGGCGGTCCAAAAGGCAGCCGGAGCAGCCAGGCTGGTGGTGACTGTGGAGGAACACGCGCCCTTTGGCGGGCTGGGCTCCAGGGTGAGCCAGGTGGTATCTGCCTGTTGTCCAAGGATGGTGGTGAACTTAAGCCTTCCGGATGAACCTGTCATTACGGGCACATCGGCAGAGGTGTTTGAATACTACGGCCTGACCGGGCAGGGAATTGCCCGAAGGGTACAGGAACTTCTGAGGCAGCTCTAA
- a CDS encoding FGGY-family carbohydrate kinase encodes MEKQYLLSVDQSTQGTKALLFDQEGNLICRGDRPHRQIINDAGWVSHDLNEIYSNTLKVVRDVIEKAGIRREQVAGLGISNQRETSAVWDRTDGHPLADAIVWQCSRAKDICARVEESGKAEWVRRTTGINLSPYFPASKLAWFMENVKEAPQKASEGTLCLGTIDSYLVYRLTGGASFKTDYSNASRTQLFNIHSLEWDEGLCSLFGIPANALAQVCDSNAWFGDTDLEGYLNNPIPIHGVLGDSHGALFGQGCLEKGMIKTTYGTGSSIMMNIGEKPVISTHGVVTSLAWGMDGRVNYVLEGNINYTGAVITWLKDDLKLIASASETEGLARQANEDDTTYLVPAFTGIGAPYWDSEARAAIVGITRKTRTPELVKAGLECIAYQIADVVEAMSQDAGVRIEELRVDGGPTRNRYLMQFQSDILDIRVLVPDAEELSGIGAAYAAGLALGFFDRSIFGKMKRSVFEPAMDQDARRQKQDGWRAAVGTVLTRS; translated from the coding sequence ATGGAAAAGCAGTATCTTTTATCAGTTGACCAGAGCACCCAGGGAACCAAGGCCCTGCTGTTTGACCAGGAGGGAAACCTGATATGCAGGGGAGACCGGCCCCACCGGCAGATTATAAACGATGCAGGGTGGGTATCCCATGATTTAAATGAAATCTACTCCAACACCCTTAAGGTGGTGAGGGATGTGATTGAAAAGGCGGGGATTCGCAGAGAACAGGTGGCGGGGCTGGGAATCAGCAACCAGAGGGAGACATCGGCTGTCTGGGACAGGACAGACGGCCATCCGCTGGCAGATGCCATTGTGTGGCAGTGTTCCAGGGCAAAGGATATCTGTGCGCGGGTGGAGGAGTCCGGGAAGGCGGAATGGGTGCGCCGTACAACAGGAATCAATCTGTCTCCCTACTTTCCGGCCTCAAAACTGGCGTGGTTCATGGAGAACGTAAAGGAGGCGCCGCAAAAAGCGTCCGAGGGAACTCTTTGCCTGGGGACCATAGACAGCTACCTGGTCTACCGGCTGACCGGAGGAGCATCCTTTAAAACAGATTATTCCAATGCTTCCAGGACTCAGCTGTTCAACATACACAGCCTGGAATGGGATGAGGGGCTGTGCAGTCTGTTTGGGATTCCTGCAAATGCCCTGGCCCAGGTGTGCGATTCCAATGCATGGTTTGGGGATACGGATTTAGAGGGTTACCTGAACAATCCCATACCTATCCACGGCGTGCTGGGGGATTCCCACGGAGCCCTGTTTGGCCAGGGCTGCCTGGAAAAGGGGATGATTAAGACTACATACGGCACGGGCTCTTCCATTATGATGAACATTGGAGAAAAGCCGGTCATAAGTACCCACGGTGTGGTAACCTCCCTGGCCTGGGGCATGGACGGCAGGGTGAATTATGTACTGGAGGGAAATATCAATTATACAGGAGCGGTCATTACCTGGCTGAAGGATGATTTGAAGCTGATTGCGTCTGCCTCTGAGACAGAAGGTCTTGCCAGACAGGCCAATGAGGATGATACCACCTATCTGGTGCCTGCTTTTACAGGCATCGGAGCGCCTTACTGGGACAGCGAGGCCAGGGCAGCCATTGTTGGCATTACCCGCAAGACCAGAACACCGGAGCTGGTGAAGGCCGGACTGGAGTGTATTGCCTATCAGATTGCGGATGTGGTGGAGGCCATGAGCCAGGATGCGGGAGTCAGGATTGAAGAGCTCCGGGTGGACGGAGGCCCCACCAGGAACCGGTATCTGATGCAGTTTCAGAGCGATATTCTTGATATCCGGGTTCTTGTACCGGATGCGGAGGAGCTGTCTGGTATCGGAGCAGCCTATGCGGCCGGGCTGGCCCTGGGATTCTTTGACAGAAGCATATTCGGAAAGATGAAGCGGAGCGTGTTTGAACCAGCCATGGACCAGGATGCCAGACGTCAAAAGCAGGATGGATGGAGGGCTGCGGTAGGTACCGTGCTGACCAGATCATAA